In Papaver somniferum cultivar HN1 unplaced genomic scaffold, ASM357369v1 unplaced-scaffold_117, whole genome shotgun sequence, the DNA window TACCAAAGATTTGTAAGAAAGGAGGTACTATAATGAATTGACAATATGCTATTTTTATGTCGGTACCGACAGCATAAAATGAATGATTGTCTTGTTACGATGATGTTATATCAAAGATAACCCCATTTATGCATAAAAGTAAGAACGCCTCCGTTCtatgaaaaatgatactttcactttttcaatcgGGCCTTTTTAGGCTTTTAGGCAAAATGGAATGCAGAAAGTATCATTTTCCTATAAACAAAGGTAGTACTAGTTTACAGAAATTAAAACTCAAATCAGCATCCAATAAGCTTTGAATAATATCTGGACTGGCAAGTCGTACAACTCTCTAATAGTGACCCAACTGCCTCCCAAGCTCAGACACCATAGGCAAGGAAATGTGCTAAATTGAAACTACAAAGAAGATAACAGGTTGAAAAGGAAAATCTTAAAGCATGCATGCACAAGAGACAAATATGTGCTGAAAAGCTGACATAAGTCTTCAAAATCTCATCAGAGTAACCATATATGCCATGAACATCTAAATTGCGAAATGTAGGATAACCATGTCAAGCTactaatatcaaaacaaaaaagaTAGATAAACAGCTACTCTTCAAGAACAAAAAAGAAGCTTTAACGACAAAAGACTGATGAGCTCTCTAACTTTCTGTCTGCTCCCTCAACCTTCGGATGGTACTTCTCACAGTGACTGCACTAGCGGTGCTGCAATACAGAACAACAACAATTAGATGGTTAGCTTTGCTATTGTATGTAGCATACAGATATAGAATGGAAAGTGAACATGAGAGCAAGTCTTACTTCAATGTGTAGGCACCACCAGCTTTCACTTTGCCACAGTCTTTGCATCCCCAAATTCCGACGGCCTTCCTCTTCACGGCATACTGCACAAGGAACGGAATTGGAATTGATTACTAACTCCATTGAAGAAGGGAAAACAAAACATAACAAAAATAAACTGAAACTTGTGTACCAAAGATTAAACAACTAACCTTTCCACAGAATTCACAAAAGTACTTGGAATGCTGACtgatttccatcttcttgatctgcTTTCGCAGACTGGCACCATATCTTGTTCCTGAAATAAACAAACTCATGTTGATCAAAAGGAAATACCAAAGCATACTGTACTTCTGCATACGTAAAGATTGTAATAAGGTAAAATTGAATATATTCCTAGAGAAAGCCTATTATAAGCATTACCAGTCTGAAGAGTTCAACTACAGAACAATAATATTTATACTAGATTTAAAGAAAACTCGATAATAGAATTTAACGTATCAATACAATTTCTGAGAAAAACGTTGACCCTTATTTCACAGGAACACCAAGGTTCAATGCTCTATGCTCAGCTAAACAGCATAGACTCAAACAAGACTTTTTTAATTTAAAGAGAGCCAAGAAGCAATATCAACAGCTTACCATATTTTCCAACGATTCCGGCCTTCTTAGTACGCTTAGTCTGCATCGACAATAAAAATTATCAGGATATCAGTACACAAACTAATAAATCATCTTGGAATTTCTTTTAATCAAATCAGGGAAACACACATAACAGGGGATACACTAGACCACTAACAGTAAGAACCGTACAAATCCAAAAACACTACAGCCAAAACTATAAAACCGGacatttctctttaaccaagacCACTACTATCAATGCTGATCATGCCTTATTAAGAACCATCAACAAGTATTCACAAAACATTTTGAACCTTAAAAGGTTGGTGACTTCAGTGCTCTTTGAGTGATCAAACCTTCAATTGTGATGGTGTTTAAGGAGGATTGGATATGTTGCAGGTTTCTGAGATTGAGATATTTTAGAAAAGACCAAAATGGCCCATGCATATTCAATCTTCCTCAAACACCATCACCTTTGAAAGTTGCAGGTTGCTGAGatggaaatgattttgaaaaGATCAATATGGCTTGTGAATACTCATTGATGGAAACATTAAAAGAAATCATAAAAGTGAACTATTATGCCATAagcaaatcaattttttttttttttttggaatcaaTAATCTCAAAGCAAtcaccattaaaaaaaaaaacaataaaaacttGAATAGCAAAATAAAGTTAAGAGCCTCAGAGATCTTGGTGGATAAATAATCATCAGAGGGGGGTTATAACCCCCATCAAGAGTAGCAAATATTATCCTTACATCACTGGCTTCAGAAAACCATAACCTAAACTACATCTAAACACGATTAACAATCCCAAATCTCTATCCATCAAACAATACAACACATACAACGAAATCATCAAAAATGCAAATCAACTTATAAATCAGTTCTaaccaaaacagagcaaaaaaaaaaaaaatcatcaaatcaaacaaaattaaaaaaaaaagttagggaTGATATGAAGAAGCCTCAGAGATCTTGGTGGATAAATAATCATCAGAAGGGGTTTTCACCCCCATCAATAGTAGCAAATATTATCCTTACATCACTGGCTTTTCACTCCTAAAACCCTAACAACAAATCTGAAAATTAAACGAAATCGTACAACTAAATCCTAAATTGAGAAGAA includes these proteins:
- the LOC113329534 gene encoding 60S ribosomal protein L37a isoform X2 → MTKRTKKAGIVGKYGTRYGASLRKQIKKMEISQHSKYFCEFCGKYAVKRKAVGIWGCKDCGKVKAGGAYTLNTASAVTVRSTIRRLREQTES
- the LOC113329534 gene encoding 60S ribosomal protein L37a isoform X1 — encoded protein: MQTKRTKKAGIVGKYGTRYGASLRKQIKKMEISQHSKYFCEFCGKYAVKRKAVGIWGCKDCGKVKAGGAYTLNTASAVTVRSTIRRLREQTES